The following proteins come from a genomic window of Thiothrix unzii:
- a CDS encoding efflux RND transporter periplasmic adaptor subunit, with protein MKVLPQWLLVVGLSLLAACGEQESVPVTQTQTTAATLATAPVNAVTSPDMQYLDGHVEAVNKSTMSAQTSGVIEKLYYDVDDFVEQGKVIARIKSKNQQAGVQQAQASLDEAQARYVEAQADFKRISEIYAKRLIPKAEYDAAAAGLKAAEARLDASKAQTTQAGEQLGYTTLIAPYGGIVTQRHVELGETVNPGTPIMSGISLDQLRVVVDVPQRLIVPIRKEKTAIVLQNGSNKPLSVKNLTFFPYADPKTNTFKVRIELADSTPDLFPGMFVKVGFVTGAQQSIVSVPESAVVVRSEVIGVYVVDEQGKPALRQIRLGRKLDDNSISVLAGLDAGEKVALDPVQAAISLKQAAGVSHE; from the coding sequence ATGAAAGTATTACCACAATGGTTACTGGTCGTCGGATTGTCGTTGTTAGCGGCTTGCGGTGAGCAAGAATCCGTGCCTGTCACGCAAACTCAAACCACTGCGGCAACATTAGCCACCGCACCAGTCAACGCCGTCACATCACCGGATATGCAGTACTTGGATGGGCATGTGGAAGCCGTTAATAAAAGCACCATGTCGGCGCAAACCAGTGGGGTGATTGAAAAGCTGTATTACGATGTGGATGATTTTGTGGAACAAGGCAAAGTCATCGCCCGGATTAAGTCCAAAAACCAGCAAGCAGGTGTGCAACAAGCGCAAGCGTCGTTGGATGAAGCCCAAGCACGTTACGTGGAAGCGCAAGCCGACTTCAAGCGAATCAGCGAAATTTATGCCAAACGTTTGATTCCCAAAGCCGAATACGATGCGGCGGCGGCTGGACTGAAAGCGGCTGAAGCGCGTTTAGATGCCTCCAAAGCGCAGACCACGCAAGCCGGGGAACAACTGGGCTATACCACCTTGATTGCGCCTTACGGTGGCATTGTGACCCAACGCCACGTGGAATTAGGCGAAACCGTCAACCCCGGCACACCCATTATGAGCGGGATTTCCCTGGATCAATTACGTGTCGTAGTGGATGTGCCACAACGCTTGATTGTGCCGATTCGCAAGGAAAAAACCGCTATCGTGTTGCAGAATGGCTCAAATAAACCGTTATCAGTCAAAAACTTAACCTTCTTTCCTTACGCCGATCCCAAAACCAATACGTTTAAAGTGCGCATTGAGTTAGCCGACAGTACACCTGACCTGTTCCCCGGTATGTTTGTGAAAGTCGGCTTTGTAACTGGCGCACAACAAAGCATCGTCAGCGTGCCGGAAAGTGCGGTAGTGGTGCGCAGCGAGGTGATTGGGGTATACGTGGTTGACGAACAAGGCAAGCCCGCGTTACGCCAAATCCGTTTAGGGAGAAAATTGGATGATAACAGCATCAGCGTTTTAGCCGGTTTGGATGCTGGTGAAAAAGTCGCATTAGACCCGGTACAAGCCGCGATTTCCCTAAAGCAAGCCGCCGGAGTCAGCCATGAGTGA
- a CDS encoding efflux RND transporter permease subunit: protein MSEPKLGISGAIAKKFLITEITPLLALVGLLLGMFAVMVTPREEDPQINVTFANVFVPFPGASAEQVESLVSTPAEQVLSEIEGLEHIYSTSMPGMSVLTVQYKVGEDRTAALVRLYNKIASNQDWLPQNLGVGTPLIKPKGIDDVPIVALTLWTEDPKYGAYELNQVAHAVEAELKRVPGSRDIYTIGGPQQVVHVLLDADKLAGHGIDIADLRRALQASNSARDAVSLVNNNEEIQVQAGTFLMDAAEVSELMVGVFNGKPVFLSDVAEVKRTSDTPSAYVSFGTGVAADHKGLPNGIHAPAVTVAVAKQPGTNAVDIANNVIDRFEKLKGTFVPEGVNVTVTRNYGETAQAKSEKLIHKLIIETIAVALLIWLALGWREALIVGAAVVITLAVTLFASWAYGFTLNRVSLFALIFSIGILVDDAIVVVENIHRHMQQGGKKLLEVIPVAVDEVGGPTILATFTVIAALLPMAFVSGLMGPYMSPIPINASMGMLISLAVAYIVTPWMTGKMLSNVNFHHHDANEPNKLFGFFSRIMSPFLDDQKGSKRRNILFAVITLLIVLSASLAVFKLVVLKMLPFDNKSEFQVILDMPEGTSLEQTSRVLNEMSAALKQVDEVTDYQIYAGTAAPINFNGLVRQYYLREGANVGDIQVNLTDSHGRERQSHQIALAVRPVLQTIAQKYQANVKVVEVPPGPPVMSPIVAEVYGLDYPGQIAVAKQIRSTFEKTADIVDIDDSVEAPQKRLVVQVDRSKAALMGVSQDAITSAIDTVLHGEDVVFLHGQGIKYAVPIRVEFPVALKDKMDSVLALRVRSQSGELVPMSELVSVQQTTREHSIYHKDLLPVVYVMGDMAGNTDSPLYGMFSIFSSVKELSVYDNPINQHFIAQPDDPYLYGIKWDGEWQVTYETFRDMGIAYGVGMILIFLLIVAQFRSYMVPLVIMSPIPLTIIGVMPGHALLGAQFTATSMIGMIALAGIIVRNSILLVDFINEQVRGGMPLKQAVINSSAVRAKPIALTALAAMVGAFFIIDDPIFGGLAVSLIFGILVSTVLTLVLIPLMYYMYARNRLTLITGRVA from the coding sequence ATGAGTGAACCAAAACTGGGGATTTCTGGGGCGATTGCCAAGAAATTTCTGATAACGGAAATCACCCCTTTACTCGCATTAGTGGGGTTGCTGCTGGGGATGTTCGCGGTGATGGTGACACCGCGTGAGGAAGACCCGCAAATCAACGTTACCTTTGCCAATGTATTCGTGCCTTTCCCCGGTGCGAGCGCGGAACAGGTTGAAAGTTTGGTGAGTACGCCTGCCGAACAGGTACTGTCTGAAATTGAGGGCTTGGAGCATATTTATTCCACATCAATGCCCGGTATGTCGGTACTCACGGTGCAATACAAGGTGGGCGAAGATCGCACTGCCGCGCTGGTACGCCTTTACAATAAAATTGCCTCGAACCAAGACTGGTTGCCGCAAAATCTCGGCGTAGGCACACCTTTAATAAAACCCAAAGGCATTGATGATGTGCCGATTGTGGCTTTAACCTTGTGGACGGAAGACCCGAAATACGGGGCTTACGAGCTGAATCAAGTCGCTCATGCGGTGGAGGCGGAGCTAAAGCGCGTCCCCGGTTCGCGTGATATTTACACCATTGGCGGCCCTCAACAAGTGGTACACGTCCTCTTGGATGCGGATAAATTAGCTGGTCACGGCATTGATATTGCGGATTTACGGCGTGCGTTGCAGGCCAGCAATTCAGCCCGTGATGCGGTTTCCTTGGTGAATAATAACGAGGAAATTCAAGTACAGGCAGGCACATTCTTAATGGATGCCGCCGAAGTCAGTGAGTTAATGGTCGGGGTTTTCAATGGTAAGCCGGTGTTCCTCAGCGATGTCGCGGAAGTAAAACGCACCTCGGATACTCCCAGTGCTTATGTCAGTTTCGGCACAGGAGTCGCCGCCGATCATAAAGGCTTACCCAACGGCATTCACGCCCCCGCTGTTACTGTTGCTGTTGCTAAGCAACCGGGCACAAATGCGGTCGACATTGCCAATAATGTGATTGACCGCTTTGAAAAACTCAAAGGCACGTTCGTTCCTGAAGGCGTGAATGTCACGGTGACGCGCAATTACGGCGAAACCGCACAAGCCAAGTCAGAAAAGCTGATTCACAAACTGATCATTGAAACCATTGCGGTTGCCTTATTAATTTGGTTGGCATTGGGTTGGCGGGAAGCGTTAATTGTCGGCGCGGCAGTGGTTATTACCTTGGCGGTAACACTGTTTGCATCTTGGGCATACGGCTTTACCCTGAATCGGGTGTCATTGTTTGCGTTGATTTTCTCCATCGGTATTTTGGTCGATGATGCCATTGTGGTAGTGGAAAACATTCATCGCCATATGCAACAAGGCGGTAAAAAATTACTCGAAGTCATCCCCGTCGCTGTCGATGAAGTCGGCGGGCCTACCATCTTGGCGACGTTTACAGTGATTGCCGCATTGTTGCCAATGGCGTTTGTGTCGGGGCTAATGGGGCCGTATATGTCCCCTATTCCGATTAATGCCAGCATGGGGATGCTGATTTCCTTAGCAGTTGCGTACATTGTGACCCCGTGGATGACGGGTAAAATGCTCAGTAACGTTAATTTCCACCACCATGATGCCAACGAACCGAACAAGCTGTTTGGGTTTTTCAGTCGGATTATGTCGCCCTTCCTTGATGATCAAAAAGGCAGTAAACGCCGTAATATCCTGTTCGCGGTGATTACCTTATTGATCGTGCTGTCTGCGTCGTTAGCGGTGTTTAAGCTGGTGGTGTTAAAAATGCTGCCGTTTGACAATAAATCGGAGTTTCAGGTGATTTTGGACATGCCGGAAGGCACATCTCTAGAGCAAACTTCCCGCGTTCTCAATGAGATGTCAGCAGCTTTGAAACAAGTGGATGAAGTTACCGATTATCAAATTTACGCCGGAACTGCCGCGCCGATTAACTTCAACGGTTTGGTGCGCCAATATTATTTGCGGGAAGGTGCTAACGTCGGTGATATTCAAGTCAACCTGACCGACTCCCACGGGCGCGAACGTCAAAGCCATCAAATCGCTTTGGCAGTACGCCCGGTGTTGCAAACCATTGCGCAAAAATACCAAGCCAACGTAAAAGTGGTGGAAGTTCCGCCGGGGCCGCCGGTAATGTCACCGATTGTGGCGGAAGTTTACGGTTTGGATTACCCCGGTCAAATTGCGGTTGCCAAACAAATTCGCAGCACTTTTGAAAAAACTGCTGACATTGTGGACATTGACGACAGCGTGGAAGCCCCGCAAAAACGCCTCGTGGTGCAAGTGGATCGCAGTAAAGCCGCCCTCATGGGGGTTTCGCAAGACGCAATTACTTCGGCAATTGATACCGTGCTGCATGGCGAAGATGTGGTGTTTTTACACGGTCAGGGCATTAAATACGCTGTACCAATCCGGGTTGAATTCCCGGTCGCTCTCAAAGACAAAATGGATTCGGTATTAGCGTTGCGAGTACGCAGCCAATCCGGGGAACTCGTACCGATGTCAGAGCTGGTAAGCGTGCAACAAACCACCCGCGAACATTCCATTTATCACAAAGACTTACTGCCGGTAGTGTATGTGATGGGTGATATGGCAGGTAATACCGATAGCCCGTTGTACGGTATGTTCAGCATCTTTAGCAGCGTTAAAGAACTGTCGGTTTACGATAATCCGATTAACCAGCATTTCATTGCACAGCCAGATGACCCGTATTTGTACGGCATCAAATGGGACGGTGAATGGCAAGTCACTTACGAAACCTTCCGCGACATGGGGATTGCTTACGGCGTGGGTATGATCCTTATTTTCTTGCTGATCGTGGCACAATTCAGGTCGTATATGGTTCCGTTGGTAATAATGTCGCCGATTCCGTTGACCATCATCGGTGTTATGCCCGGTCATGCCTTACTCGGCGCACAATTTACCGCGACTTCAATGATCGGTATGATTGCGCTGGCGGGGATTATCGTGCGTAACTCCATTTTGCTGGTGGACTTCATCAACGAACAGGTACGCGGCGGTATGCCATTGAAACAAGCGGTGATTAATTCCAGTGCGGTACGGGCTAAACCGATTGCACTCACCGCTTTAGCCGCAATGGTTGGTGCGTTTTTCATCATTGATGACCCCATCTTTGGTGGATTAGCCGTCTCGCTAATCTTTGGAATTCTGGTTTCCACCGTGTTAACGCTGGTACTGATTCCTCTGATGTACTATATGTATGCTCGTAACCGCCTCACACTCATTACGGGGCGCGTTGCGTAA
- a CDS encoding Tex family protein produces MQSILTRIATELAVNEKQVAATVELLDEGATVPFIARYRKEKTGGLDDTQLRYLETRLSSLRELEKRRETVLHSIREQGKLTPELEQQILALNTRTELEDIYLPYKPKRRTKAQIAREAGIEPLAQALLTNPQLNPESEAANYLNPAMEFTDNKAVLDGARQILMEDFAENAELSGRLREYLWEHGHLASSVIEGKTQEGQKFADYFDYSEALHKIPSHRALALFRGRNEGILDLKLDVSVADGMSHPCEDAIATAFNIRDQGRAADRWLLDCVRWAWKVKLHSRLSTDLNLRLRETAEAEAIRVFAANLKDLLLAAPAGARTTLGLDPGLRTGVKVAIVDATGKLLDFATIYPHVPKKQWEQSIAVLAELCSKYQVGLISIGNGTASRETDQLASDLIKRHPELKLAKIVVSEAGASVYSASELAAKEFPLLDVSIRGAVSIARRLQDPLAELVKIDPKSIGVGQYQHDVNQPELARSLDAVVEDCVNAVGVDVNMASAALLARVSGLNQGIADNIVAFRDDNGPFRNRNQLKKVSRLGAKTFEQAAGFLRIRDGEHPLDASAVHPETYTLVEQIAAVNRQPLVELIGNSSFIHSLKPSDYVTEQFGLPTIRDILAELEKPGRDPRPELVTATFREGVNAISDLQAGMILEGVVTNVANFGAFVDIGVHQDGLVHISQITSKFIKDPREVVRTGDIVKVRVEEVDVQRKRISLTMRLEDDGQKAPAQKPAARTERQTPKPPSEPQQARGQFNNPKKPAKAAPPAANSAMGDALAAAFGKFRK; encoded by the coding sequence ATGCAAAGTATCCTGACCCGAATCGCCACCGAATTAGCAGTGAATGAAAAACAAGTCGCGGCGACTGTCGAACTATTAGACGAAGGTGCTACCGTCCCGTTTATTGCGCGTTACCGCAAAGAAAAAACCGGCGGGCTGGATGACACCCAATTACGTTACCTTGAAACCCGCCTGAGCAGCTTACGCGAGTTGGAAAAACGCCGCGAAACCGTGCTGCACAGCATCCGCGAACAAGGTAAATTAACCCCGGAACTGGAACAGCAAATTCTCGCGTTGAATACGCGCACCGAACTCGAAGACATTTACCTGCCCTACAAGCCTAAACGCCGCACCAAAGCGCAGATTGCACGCGAAGCCGGAATCGAGCCACTGGCACAAGCGTTACTGACTAATCCGCAACTCAACCCGGAAAGCGAAGCTGCTAACTACCTCAACCCTGCGATGGAATTTACCGACAACAAAGCGGTGTTAGACGGTGCGCGGCAAATTTTAATGGAAGATTTCGCTGAAAATGCTGAATTATCCGGGCGGTTGCGCGAATACTTGTGGGAACACGGGCATTTAGCCTCCAGTGTGATTGAAGGCAAAACCCAAGAAGGACAAAAATTTGCCGACTATTTTGACTACAGCGAAGCACTCCACAAAATCCCTTCACACCGCGCACTGGCACTGTTTCGTGGGCGCAATGAAGGCATTCTCGACTTAAAACTCGATGTCAGTGTCGCCGACGGCATGAGCCACCCTTGCGAAGACGCGATTGCTACTGCTTTCAATATTCGTGATCAAGGGCGTGCGGCGGATCGCTGGTTATTGGACTGCGTGCGCTGGGCATGGAAGGTCAAATTACACAGCCGTCTTAGCACCGATTTGAACTTACGCTTACGCGAAACGGCTGAAGCTGAAGCCATCCGCGTGTTTGCTGCTAACCTCAAAGATTTATTACTCGCCGCACCTGCGGGCGCACGTACCACCTTAGGTTTAGACCCCGGCTTACGCACCGGTGTCAAAGTAGCCATCGTTGATGCCACCGGTAAATTGCTGGATTTCGCCACCATTTACCCGCACGTTCCCAAAAAACAATGGGAACAATCCATCGCAGTATTAGCTGAGTTATGCAGCAAATACCAAGTAGGGTTAATCAGCATCGGTAACGGCACGGCTTCACGCGAAACTGACCAGTTAGCCAGCGATTTAATCAAACGTCACCCGGAACTCAAACTCGCTAAAATCGTGGTATCAGAAGCCGGAGCGTCAGTGTATTCCGCATCCGAATTGGCGGCGAAAGAATTCCCACTGCTGGATGTGTCGATTCGTGGGGCGGTATCCATTGCCCGTCGCTTGCAAGACCCGTTAGCCGAACTGGTTAAAATTGACCCTAAATCCATCGGGGTTGGTCAATACCAGCACGATGTTAATCAACCTGAACTGGCGCGTTCACTGGATGCGGTAGTGGAAGACTGCGTTAACGCCGTGGGTGTCGATGTCAATATGGCTTCAGCCGCATTACTGGCACGGGTTTCTGGTTTGAATCAAGGCATTGCCGACAATATCGTAGCCTTCCGCGATGATAATGGACCATTCCGCAATCGTAATCAGTTGAAAAAAGTATCGCGTTTAGGGGCAAAAACCTTTGAACAAGCCGCTGGTTTCTTGCGCATTCGTGACGGCGAACACCCACTGGATGCGTCTGCTGTCCACCCGGAAACCTACACTTTAGTCGAACAAATCGCTGCCGTTAATCGCCAACCGTTAGTGGAATTAATCGGCAATAGCAGCTTTATTCACAGCCTCAAACCCAGTGATTACGTCACCGAACAATTCGGTTTGCCGACGATTCGCGATATTTTGGCGGAACTCGAAAAACCAGGACGTGACCCGCGCCCTGAACTCGTTACCGCCACCTTCCGCGAAGGGGTAAACGCTATCAGCGACTTACAAGCGGGCATGATCCTCGAAGGTGTAGTCACGAATGTGGCAAATTTTGGTGCCTTCGTTGACATTGGTGTGCATCAGGATGGCTTGGTGCATATTTCCCAAATCACCAGCAAATTCATCAAAGACCCGCGTGAAGTGGTGCGTACCGGCGATATTGTCAAAGTGCGTGTGGAAGAAGTCGATGTGCAACGCAAACGCATTTCCCTCACCATGCGTCTGGAGGATGATGGGCAAAAAGCTCCAGCCCAAAAGCCAGCAGCACGCACAGAACGTCAAACACCCAAGCCGCCATCAGAGCCGCAACAAGCACGCGGGCAGTTCAATAACCCGAAAAAGCCAGCTAAAGCCGCTCCACCCGCTGCTAATTCCGCGATGGGTGATGCACTCGCGGCTGCCTTCGGTAAATTCCGTAAGTAG
- a CDS encoding metal-dependent hydrolase: MANFNTHITVAAAGAGLLSVLCLQVGLVAPREALILALMGTIGGILPDVDLEHAYPSRIMFALFGIIAAFLVIFSVENDLAIVELWLIGLITFALIRWPIWMIFHQYTHHRGSIHSVVAGALFMFLTVIFSHHVMGKNPFISWLNGFFIFSGFILHLVLDELYSVDFMNSRIKRSFGTALKFWDTKNRPKATALLCLTLVVWAITPESAAFWDTLLSKQTYQIINARMFP; the protein is encoded by the coding sequence ATGGCAAACTTTAATACTCATATTACGGTTGCAGCGGCAGGCGCGGGTTTGCTGTCGGTATTGTGTCTGCAAGTCGGTTTGGTGGCTCCGCGTGAAGCCTTGATTCTGGCTTTGATGGGAACCATCGGCGGAATCTTGCCCGATGTGGATTTGGAGCACGCTTACCCTAGCCGCATTATGTTTGCGCTCTTTGGCATTATCGCGGCGTTCTTGGTGATTTTTTCGGTTGAGAACGACTTGGCGATTGTGGAACTGTGGCTGATTGGCTTAATAACGTTTGCGTTGATACGCTGGCCGATTTGGATGATATTCCATCAATATACTCACCATCGCGGGTCAATTCATTCGGTCGTAGCAGGGGCGTTGTTTATGTTTTTAACCGTGATTTTTAGCCATCATGTTATGGGTAAAAATCCGTTTATTTCATGGCTTAATGGTTTTTTTATATTTAGCGGCTTTATTTTGCATTTAGTGCTGGATGAGTTGTATAGCGTCGACTTTATGAACAGCCGGATTAAGCGTTCTTTCGGTACGGCTTTAAAGTTTTGGGATACTAAAAACCGTCCGAAAGCGACCGCATTACTGTGTCTTACGTTGGTAGTGTGGGCGATTACGCCGGAATCCGCTGCATTTTGGGATACTTTACTTAGCAAGCAAACCTACCAAATTATTAATGCGCGGATGTTTCCGTAA
- the rnr gene encoding ribonuclease R, which produces MKFKDPHHQREAEKYDNPIPSREVILQLLGEQGQPLDFMTLANALHLHEEMDLDALKKRLRAMERDGQLLYNRRRQYVPIARTDLIAGRVIGHADGFGFLKPDDGSSDLFLHAKQMRTLMHGDRALVSVRGLDPKGRREGALVEVLERGTVQVVGRYFVEGGIGFVAPDNARLNQDILIPSDAAGGAVHGQIVVASIVEQPSKRAQPSGKIVEVLGDHMAPGMEINVAMRSHELPFEWPDEVSEEADRFSVNVAETDAANRWDLRQLPLVTIDGEDSKDFDDAVYCEREGNNWRLLVAIADVSHYVRPGMAIDREARERGTSVYFPGKVIPMLPEILSNGLCSLNPHVDRLCMVCEIRIGARGKLLSYQFAEGIMHSAARLTYTKVADMVVQRNPTTRADYPAAVLDCVDEAYALYKVLRKARDKRGAIDFETAETRIVFDADRKIEAIVPTERNDAHKLIEECMILANVCAAKFLSKHKIPALHRVHDGPTVEKLVDLRQFLSGVGLALEGGDEPDPADYAELMDELHDRPDRHMIQTVLLRSLSQAVYSPAASGHFGLAHSYYAHFTSPIRRYPDLLVHRAIRHVVRGGTAKDFGYSFKDMMDLGEHCSMTERRADDATRNVTAWLKCEYMQEHVGENFAGIITGVTGFGLFVELSDIYVEGLVHITALTSDYYHFDPVRHQLTGENSGRIYRLGDSIAITVARVDLDERKIDFVLAQTEEAATGKPQGKSGKKSAHKKSSKSSSQSKTKR; this is translated from the coding sequence TTGAAGTTTAAAGACCCACATCACCAGCGCGAAGCTGAGAAATATGATAACCCGATTCCCAGCCGCGAAGTGATTTTGCAATTGCTGGGTGAACAGGGGCAACCGCTAGACTTTATGACGCTGGCAAATGCCCTGCATCTCCATGAGGAGATGGATCTTGATGCCCTCAAAAAACGCTTACGTGCGATGGAACGGGATGGGCAATTACTTTACAACCGCCGTCGTCAGTACGTTCCCATTGCCCGCACCGATTTAATCGCAGGGCGCGTTATCGGGCACGCCGACGGGTTTGGTTTCCTGAAACCGGACGATGGTAGTTCTGATTTATTTTTACACGCTAAACAAATGCGCACGTTAATGCACGGCGACCGTGCGTTAGTGAGTGTACGCGGGCTTGACCCCAAAGGGCGGCGTGAAGGTGCGTTGGTTGAAGTCTTAGAACGCGGCACAGTACAAGTGGTCGGGCGTTATTTTGTGGAAGGTGGCATTGGTTTTGTTGCACCGGACAATGCCCGCTTAAACCAAGATATTTTGATTCCAAGTGATGCTGCCGGTGGCGCAGTGCATGGGCAGATCGTGGTTGCCAGCATCGTGGAACAGCCGTCCAAACGCGCTCAACCCAGCGGCAAAATTGTCGAAGTATTGGGTGACCACATGGCTCCCGGCATGGAAATCAATGTCGCGATGCGCAGCCATGAACTGCCATTCGAGTGGCCGGATGAAGTCAGTGAGGAAGCCGACCGTTTTAGCGTAAATGTCGCGGAAACCGATGCTGCAAACCGTTGGGATTTACGCCAATTACCGTTAGTAACCATTGACGGCGAAGATTCCAAAGACTTTGACGACGCAGTTTATTGCGAACGCGAAGGCAATAACTGGCGTTTGTTGGTAGCCATTGCGGACGTGTCGCATTACGTGCGCCCCGGCATGGCGATTGATCGTGAGGCACGCGAACGTGGTACATCGGTGTATTTCCCCGGCAAAGTCATTCCGATGTTGCCGGAAATCCTCTCCAACGGTTTGTGCTCACTGAATCCGCACGTTGACCGCTTGTGCATGGTGTGTGAAATCCGCATTGGCGCACGCGGCAAGTTACTCAGCTATCAATTCGCAGAAGGCATTATGCATTCGGCGGCACGCTTGACCTACACCAAAGTTGCCGACATGGTGGTGCAGCGCAATCCGACTACCCGTGCGGATTATCCGGCGGCAGTGCTCGACTGTGTGGATGAAGCCTACGCTTTGTACAAAGTGTTGCGTAAGGCGCGTGATAAACGCGGCGCGATTGATTTTGAAACGGCTGAAACCCGCATTGTGTTTGATGCTGATCGTAAAATCGAAGCGATTGTTCCCACCGAACGCAATGACGCGCATAAACTGATCGAAGAATGCATGATTCTCGCCAATGTGTGCGCCGCGAAATTCCTCAGCAAGCACAAAATCCCTGCCTTACACCGGGTACACGATGGCCCAACCGTGGAAAAGCTGGTGGATTTACGCCAATTCCTCTCTGGTGTCGGTTTGGCATTGGAAGGCGGCGACGAACCCGATCCGGCGGATTACGCGGAATTAATGGATGAATTGCACGACCGTCCTGACCGTCACATGATTCAAACGGTGTTATTGCGCTCTCTGTCGCAAGCGGTTTATAGCCCTGCTGCCAGCGGACATTTCGGGTTGGCGCATTCCTATTACGCGCATTTCACCTCACCGATTCGGCGTTACCCTGATTTATTGGTGCATCGCGCGATTCGTCACGTGGTACGCGGCGGTACAGCCAAAGATTTCGGCTATAGCTTTAAAGACATGATGGACTTGGGCGAACATTGCTCAATGACCGAACGCCGTGCCGATGATGCAACGCGCAACGTGACTGCTTGGCTGAAGTGCGAATATATGCAGGAACACGTTGGGGAAAATTTCGCTGGTATTATTACCGGAGTCACTGGCTTTGGGCTATTCGTGGAACTCAGTGATATTTACGTGGAAGGCTTGGTGCACATCACCGCACTGACCAGTGATTACTACCACTTTGACCCGGTACGGCATCAGTTAACCGGTGAAAATTCCGGGCGTATTTACCGTTTGGGCGACAGCATTGCGATTACCGTGGCGCGGGTTGATCTTGACGAACGCAAGATTGATTTTGTGTTAGCGCAAACCGAAGAGGCTGCTACTGGCAAGCCACAAGGCAAAAGCGGCAAAAAATCTGCCCACAAAAAATCATCCAAATCCTCCAGTCAATCGAAAACGAAACGCTAA
- the rlmB gene encoding 23S rRNA (guanosine(2251)-2'-O)-methyltransferase RlmB: MAKSTIYGVHAVETALRNDAENLGQIWFDKRSRNDRLKKLEKMAEDSGLRLLAMESDKLDKIAGTNKHQGIVAEYYKLKAWTENDLLDLLDGLEEPAFLLVLDGVTDPHNLGACLRTAEGAGIHAVIAPKDNAASITPTVRKVASGAAEIIPFVPVTNLARTLETLKSRGIWLTGTSDKAKQTLYQAELKGPMALVMGAEGAGIRRLTEEACDYLISIPMAGQVSSLNVSVATGVCLYEAVRQRQGAV; the protein is encoded by the coding sequence ATGGCTAAGTCAACCATTTACGGTGTTCACGCCGTCGAAACCGCGCTGCGCAATGACGCAGAAAATTTGGGTCAAATCTGGTTTGACAAGCGCAGTCGTAATGACCGTTTGAAAAAGCTGGAAAAAATGGCGGAAGACAGCGGTTTGCGCCTGTTAGCGATGGAGAGCGATAAGCTCGACAAAATCGCAGGCACCAACAAGCATCAAGGGATCGTGGCGGAGTATTACAAGCTCAAAGCATGGACAGAAAACGATCTTCTTGACCTACTCGATGGGCTGGAAGAACCTGCTTTCTTGTTAGTGCTAGATGGTGTAACCGACCCGCACAACCTTGGGGCGTGTTTACGCACGGCAGAAGGTGCGGGTATCCATGCAGTGATTGCCCCCAAAGACAATGCCGCAAGCATTACCCCGACGGTGCGTAAAGTCGCCTCAGGTGCGGCGGAAATCATCCCGTTTGTGCCAGTGACTAACCTTGCCCGCACGCTTGAAACCCTCAAAAGTCGTGGCATTTGGTTAACCGGAACCAGTGATAAAGCCAAGCAAACCCTTTATCAAGCCGAACTCAAAGGGCCAATGGCATTAGTCATGGGCGCGGAAGGTGCAGGCATCCGGCGTTTAACCGAGGAAGCGTGTGATTACCTGATTTCGATTCCGATGGCGGGGCAAGTTTCCAGCCTGAACGTATCGGTCGCTACCGGCGTATGTTTGTACGAAGCAGTGCGTCAACGTCAAGGTGCGGTGTAG